From the Acidimicrobiales bacterium genome, the window GCTCGACGCATTCCACACCTTCGACACCAGGGGCGCGGCACGCGGTGCCTCGCTCGTCGAATACGTCCTGATGCTCTCCCTCATCCTCCTCGTCGCACTCGCCGGCGTCTCGGCCTTCGGGACGAGCATCGGTGACAGCGTCGACGATTCCGCGAGCCGTGTCGTCACGGCCGGCGGAGGCACGTTCGGCGGCTGAGTCGCCGAGCCGCGTTCACGAGGCGGGGTGCCCTGTGACGCGACAGGGGCAGGATCGCCGACCGGCGGTCCTGCCCCGACGCTCGGGTCCTTACCCGTGCGGGTTCTCCAGAGACGCCGACGCGCGGTACCGTCGCCGCCGTGATCGAGATCGGACTGACAGGTGGCATCGGCAGCGGGAAGTCGACCGTGGCCGACGAGCTCGTCGCCCGCGGTGCGGTGCTGATCGATGCCGACCGCATCGTGCGTGAGCTCCAGGAGCCGGGCGCCCCGGTCTTCGAGGCGATGGTGCAGCGCTGGGGCGACGGGATCGTCGCGGCGGACGGCACCCTCGACAGAGCGGCGGTCGCCGCCATCGCCTTCGGCGACGAAGCCGAACTCACGGCCCTCAACGAGATCGTGCATCCCGCAGTGGGCAAGGAGATGGTCCGTCGACGCGCCGAGGTGGAGGGGACCGACGCGGTCGTCATCCTCGACATTCCGCTGCTGGTGCGGGCCGACGGGGAGTCGATCGCCGATCAGTACGCGAACCTGTCCGGCATCATCGTCGTCGATGTCGACCCGGAACTCGCGGTGAAACGGCTCGTGCAGTACCGGGGGTTCACCGCGAAGGACGCCCGTGCCCGGATCAGGAACCAGGCGAGCCGCGAGGCCCGAAAGGCCGTGGCCGATCGGGTGATCGACAACTCCGGCACCCTCGACGAGCTGCGCCCGCAGATCGACTTCGTGTGGTCCTGGATCAGGACCCTGCCGCATCCGAAATCGTGATCGACGCGTCGAGTGGCTGCGTGCGCTACTCGCAGATGTCGGCGTTGCGATAGCCCACGTAGTCGAACGGCGTGGTGCCGTCGAGCCCCTCGGCCCGATAGTCGGCTCCGTCGGTGATGATGAAGGTGATGCCGAAGATTCCGTCGTAGGTCTCCATGTCGACCCCGAGGACGGCGGCGACTTCCGCGCCGGTCTGGTTCCACGACACGCCGGGATGCAGGACGATGTCGTCCGGGCTCGGGCCGTCGGGGTCGAACGACCCGGCGGCGCCGCGCTGGTAGCGCCAACCGGCGAGCTGCGCGGGCTGCTCCCATCGATCGAAGCGCAACGACAGGTTCCCGAAGGAGATCCGGCGCTCGTGATCATCCGGCCCGCCGTCGAGCGGGCAACCGCCGTTCCAGCCGGTGTCGCTGTCGGGGGCGCCGTAGACAGCGGTCATCGCGTCGAGTACCTGCTCGAAGGGGCTGCCGATCTCGAGGCCGAGGACCTCGCCGCTGTCGGCGTCGGCGACCGGGGGAGGAGGCGCCTCGGTCGTGGTCGTCGGTGCCGCCGTGGTCGATGTGGTGCTCGAGGGCGTGGTCGAGGTCGACGTGCTGGTCGTCGAGGAGGCCACGGTCGTGGTGGAGTCGGCCGCCGAGGTCGTCGTCGATGGGGCACCGGCTTGGGTGTCGGGGTCGTCGTCATCGCCGGTGACGAGCACCAGAAGCACGCCGGCCACGATTCCGGCCAGAACCAGCACCGCTGCGGCCAGGATCTGTTCTCGACGCGTCATGTGCGCAGCCTGTCACACCCCCTCGGTAGGTTGGCGCGATGGCGCCCGTCACCGTTCCTTCGAATCGCACCCCGCTCAAGGTCGTCTCCGGGTTCCAACCCGCCGGCGACCAGCCGCAGGCGATCAAGCTCCTGTCCGAAGGCATCGAGCGGGGCGACCGGTTCCAGACCCTCCTGGGTATCACCGGTTCGGGAAAGAGCGCGACGATCGCGTGGACCATCGAGCAGGTGCAGCGACCGACGCTGGTTCTGGCCCCCAACAAGTCCCTGGCGGCGCAGCTGGCCAACGAGTTGAAGGAGTTCTTCCCCGACAATCGGGTCGAGTACTTCGTGAGCTACTACGACTACTACCAGCCCGAGGCCTACATGGCGGCGAGCGACACCTACATCGAGAAGGATTCGTCGGTCAACGACGAGATCGATCGGTTGCGCCACTCGGCGACCTCGTCGCTGCTGACCCGACGCGACACGATCGTGGTCGCGTCGGTGTCGTGCATCTACGGTCTCGGATCGCCCGAGGAGTACGAGACCCAGCTCCTGGTGCTGCGCACGGGTGAGGAACACGATCAGCGTTCGATTCTGCGCCGGCTGGTCGACCTCCAGTACGAGCGCAACGACATGAAC encodes:
- the coaE gene encoding dephospho-CoA kinase (Dephospho-CoA kinase (CoaE) performs the final step in coenzyme A biosynthesis.); protein product: MIEIGLTGGIGSGKSTVADELVARGAVLIDADRIVRELQEPGAPVFEAMVQRWGDGIVAADGTLDRAAVAAIAFGDEAELTALNEIVHPAVGKEMVRRRAEVEGTDAVVILDIPLLVRADGESIADQYANLSGIIVVDVDPELAVKRLVQYRGFTAKDARARIRNQASREARKAVADRVIDNSGTLDELRPQIDFVWSWIRTLPHPKS